Proteins encoded together in one Impatiens glandulifera chromosome 1, dImpGla2.1, whole genome shotgun sequence window:
- the LOC124919694 gene encoding uncharacterized protein LOC124919694 codes for MEDREKVQDFSSRVSTIINQIKSSGDEIKDKKVVEKVLFDHVAVAIEELKDLSKMIIYELIGSLLAHEQRINRSCTPSIDQAFKYKQEKNEDDAKFVKEDYDVMFVSLNSEEKSKSQWYLDSGASNHMTSNKDMFVELNSDITSTVVFGDGSYQDSKGKGTIVVPTLGDDLIYFGTNKAMVAEFKNQMMKEFEMTGLRLMKYFLGIQVKKSSIDDRKNTSGYIFCLGSNVISWSSRKQKYVSLSSAEAKYITSTDAACEARNFKGHEV; via the exons ATGGAGGATCGAGAAAAGGTACAAGATTTTTCTTCTCGTGTTTCCACtattatcaatcaaataaaaagcagtggagatgaaatcaaagataaAAAGGTTGTTGAAAAGGTTCTTTTCGATCATGTTGCTGTTGCGATTGAAGAATTAAAAGATTTGTCCAAGATGATAATATATGAGTTGATTGGATCTCTTCTAGCACATGAGCAAAGAATTAATCGCTCTTGTACTCCATCAATTGATCAAGCCTTCAAATACAAGCAA GAGAAGAACGAAGATGATGCAAAATTTGTGAAAGAAGATTATGATGTTATGTTTGTTTCTCTAAATAGTGAAGAGAAGTCAAAAAGTcaatggtatcttgatagcggtgCTAGCAACCATATGACAAGCAATAAAGATATGTTTGTGGAGCTCAACTCTGACATTACTTCAACAGTTGTTTTTGGAGATGGTTCTTATCAAGATTCGAAAGGAAAAGGTACCATTGTTGTTCCAACTTTGGGAG ATGATCTCATCTATTTTGGAACAAACAAAGCTATGGTGGCAGAATTCaagaatcaaatgatgaaagaatttgagatGACAGGCTTGAGActcatgaaatattttcttggtatACAAGTTAAGAAAA GTTCGATTGATGATCGAAAAAATACCTCCGGTTATATCTTTTGTCTTGGATCAAATGTAATATCATGGAGCTCAAGAAAACAGAAATATGTGTCATTGTCATCAGCCGAAGCAAAGTATATAACATCTACTGATGCAGCTTGTGAAGCAAGGAATTTTAAGGGACATGAAGTTTGA
- the LOC124919704 gene encoding probable rhamnogalacturonate lyase B produces MVTLLKKQHTEFAVQISRLLEHFKVNVGRGVNVHPSRILTNRTVIMSNGLVSVTFSSPDGVITAINYGDSTENVLNINTKINERGYWDVYWSSGDGNNTKEDISLVEETLASNVERIDGKSFKIIVQKEDQVEISFNRPWDRKAGAPLNVDMRFIMLRGSSGFYSYGVFERSNDFPMSRIDQIRIVFMLREDMFDYMAISDQIQKVMPSSEDRAKGKVLSYKEAVRLKNGEVDDKYEYSLDNKDNRVHGWVNRKHGVGFWIITPSNEFRNGGPIKRDLTSHCGPFALSMFVSTHYIGLPQAMHFKNNEPWKKVFGSVFTYLNSNPQTQSLWVDAKKQMKKETSAWPYNFPLSPDFAVSNKRGSVSGRLVVKNGYIRPKTIPAASAHVGLAEPGDAGSWQYESKLYQFWTEGDVQGNFIIKGVRPGNYTLFAWVPGFIGDYKYGPIVTISPGSNTLLNKLSYAPPRTGNTLWEIGYPDRTASEFYVPEPNPRYATKLSDNPLDRYRQYGLWSRYSEIYPREDLVYTVGTSNYSNDWFFAHVTRNSPPGSDVFVSTTWKIVFGLKKVEKEKNYTLRLAIAGAGATKTELQVRVNNNGSAPLFTTGLIGGENLIARHGIHGLYRLYNVLFGGKELLVGKNVIYLTQSSGESPFRGIMYDYIRLEGPSFK; encoded by the exons ATGGTGACGCTCTTGAAGAAGCAACACACTGAATTTGCTGTACAGATCAGCAGACTACTCGAGCATTTCAAGGTAAACGTAGGTAGGGGAGTGAACGTCCATCCATCCAGGATTCTGACCAACAGAACG GTGATAATGTCTAACGGCTTAGTAAGTGTTACATTCTCGAGTCCAGATGGTGTCATAACCGCTATTAATTATGGTGATAGTACAGAAAATGTACTCAATATAAACACTAAAATAAACGAAAGAgg ataTTGGGATGTTTATTGGAGTTCTGGAGACGGCAATAATACCAAAGAAGATATATCTTTAGTCGAAGAAACATTGGCTTCAAACGTGGaaag AATTGATGGTAAAAGTTTTAAGATTATTGTGCAAAAAGAAGATCAAGTAGAAATATCATTCAATAGACCATGGGACAGGAAGGCCGGAGCTCCTTTAAATGTGGATATGAGATTTATTATGCTTCGCGGAAGTTCTGGATTCTACTCATACGGCGTATTCGAGCGTTCGAATGATTTTCCTATGTCGAGGATTGACCAGATTAGAATAGTTTTCATGCTTCGTGAAGACAT GTTCGATTACATGGCAATTTCGGACCAAATACAAAAAGTAATGCCATCTAGTGAAGATCGAGCCAAGGGCAAAGTTCTTAGTTACAAAGAAGCGGTTCGATTGAAAAATGGGGAG GTTGATGACAAATATGAATATTCTCTCGACAACAAAGATAACCGAGTCCACGGATGGGTTAATAGGAAACATGGAGTCGGGTTTTGGATAATCACACCAAGTAACGAGTTTCGAAATGGTGGACCTATAAAACGAGACCTCACCTCCCATTGCGGCCCTTTCGCGCTATCT atgttTGTAAGCACTCATTATATTGGGCTACCTCAAGCCATGCACTTCAAAAACAATGAACCATGGAAAAAGGTTTTTGGTTCTGTTTTCACCTACCTTAACTCTAATCCACAAACTCAATCATTGTGGGTGGATGCAAAGAAAcag ATGAAAAAAGAAACTAGCGCTTGGCCGTATAATTTCCCACTTTCACCGGATTTCGCTGTCTCCAATAAGCGAGGGTCGGTATCGGGTCGATTAGTCGTCAAAAATGGGTA tattagaccAAAAACTATACCAGCTGCATCAGCTCATGTGGGATTGGCTGAACCAGGGGATGCAGGTTCATGGCAGTATGAGAGCAAG TTGTATCAGTTTTGGACTGAAGGAGATGTTCAAgggaattttattattaaaggtGTGAGGCCTGGAAATTACACCTTGTTTGCTTGGGTCCCTGGATTTATTGGGGATTACAAATATGGACCTATTGTTACCATTTCACCag GATCAAATACATTATTGAACAAACTTTCATATGCACCCCCAAGGACAGGAAATACTCTATGGGAGATAGGTTATCCTGATCGAACTGCTTCGGAGTTTTATGTACCAGAACCTAATCCACGTTATGCTACCAAATTGTCTGATAATCCCTTAGATAG ATATAGACAATATGGACTATGGTCTCGCTATAGCGAGATATATCCGCGTGAAGATCTTGTATATACGGTTGGAACGAGTAACTACTCAAATGACTGGTTCTTTGCCCATGTCACTAG AAATTCACCACCGGGAAGCGATGTTTTTGTAAGTACTACGTGGAAAATCGTATTTGGTCTAAAAAAAGTCGAGAAGGAAAAGAACTACACTCTCCGATTGGCAATTGCGGGAGCGGGAGCCACTAAAACTGAGCTGCAAGTGCGAGTGAATAACAATGGAAGTGCGCCATTATTTACAACGGGTCTAATTGGAGGAGAGAATTTGATTGCAAGACATGGTATTCATGGACTGTATCGTCTTTACAATGTTTTGTTTGGGGGTAAAGAACTTTTAGTGGGAAAAAATGTGATATATTTAACGCAATCTAGCGGAGAAAGTCCATTTAGAGGGATTATGTATGATTATATTCGCCTAGAAGGTCCTTCATTTAAATGA